One Callospermophilus lateralis isolate mCalLat2 chromosome 6, mCalLat2.hap1, whole genome shotgun sequence genomic region harbors:
- the LOC143400788 gene encoding MHC class I polypeptide-related sequence B-like isoform X1, giving the protein MGLSGVRLLPAMVVLCAPVSAAVGAHSLHYNLTVRCQGGSVLSKFFAQGCLDDQPFLSYDSERGSIVPWALWAETVLGPETWDTETQDLAESGENLRVTLADINFLKEEKGGSHSLQESWGCEIREDSRTRGFWNFYYDGEPFLSYHPETRSWTVQPSSSQILAMKVKNSWDADSIQSKAQWAHVQGTVCGRLRRYLNSWIAFNETTVSPTVNVTCDEVLEDTIFVTCWALGFYPQNISLTWLKDGEPLIQDTQKSGSILSYGNGTYQTWVSTRIPQGQEQRFSCHVGHSGNHITGTVSCGEPGSPRRGSQQGSALQLRSRWPAILAAVVSAVFFLIWLPLVQGEENNISYRGFSPFTLSMVETETGGAADGDPECCSLAGHNSRATYQAETNFIFRTHTPHHTSSSGIPSEPNCHHRLPASLSTPPLLLLLSD; this is encoded by the exons ATGGGGCTCAGCGGTGTCCGGCTGCTCCCGGCCATGGTTGTCCTCTGTGCTCCCGTGAGTGCCGCAGTTG GAGCCCACAGTCTTCATTACAACCTCACAGTGAGATGTCAAGGTGGATCTGTGCTCTCAAAGTTCTTTGCTCAGGGTTGCTTGGATGATCAGCCCTTCCTGAGCTATGACAGTGAGAGAGGCAGCATAGTGCCCTGGGCACTATGGGCAGAAACAGTCCTGGGACCAGAGACTTGGGACACAGAGACCCAGGACTTGGCAGAGAGTGGCGAGAATCTTAGAGTGACCCTAGCCGATATCAACTTCCTGAAAGAGGAGAAAGGAG GGTCTCATTCCCTCCAGGAGAGTTGGGGCTGTGAAATCCGAGAGGACAGCCGCACCAGGGGCTTCTGGAATTTCTACTACGATGGGGAGCCCTTCCTCTCCTATCACCCAGAGACGCGCAGCTGGACGGTACAGCCATCCTCCTCTCAGATCTTGGCTATGAAAGTCAAGAATTCCTGGGATGCAGACAGCATTCAAAGCAAGGCTCAATGGGCCCATGTGCAGGGAACAGTTTGTGGAAGACTCCGGAGATATCTGAACTCCTGGATAGCCTTCAATGAAACTACAG TGTCCCCAACAGTGAATGTAACCTGTGATGAGGTCTTGGAAGACACTATCTTCGTGACCTGTTGGGCTTTGGGCTTCTATCCCCAGAATATCTCTCTGACCTGGCTTAAGGATGGGGAACCCCTGATCCAGGACACACAGAAGTCTGGGAGTATCCTGTCCTATGGGAATGGGACCTACCAGACCTGGGTGTCCACCAGGATTCCCCAAGGACAGGAGCAGAGGTTCAGCTGCCACGTGGGACACAGCGGGAATCACATTACTGGCACTGTGTCTTGTGGTGAGCCTGGGAGTCCCAGAAGAGGTTCCCAGCAAG GGTCTGCACTGCAGCTTCGGAGCCGATGGCCCGCCATTCTGGCTGCTGTTGTTAGTGCTGTGTTCTTCTTAATTTGGCTCCCTTTGGTGCAAGGAGAGGAGAACAACATCAGCTACAGAGGGTTCAG CCCTTTCACCCTTTCCATGGTGGAAACAGAGACAGGGGGTGCTGCTGATGGAGACCCAGAGtgttgcagtctggctgggcacaattcacgagccacttatcaagcagaaacgaactttatttttagaacacacacgccgcaccacacgagctcttcaggaattccctcagagcccaattgccaccaccggcttccggcgagcctctcaacccccccactcctcctgctcttgagcgattga
- the LOC143400788 gene encoding MHC class I polypeptide-related sequence B-like isoform X2 produces the protein MGLSGVRLLPAMVVLCAPVSAAVGAHSLHYNLTVRCQGGSVLSKFFAQGCLDDQPFLSYDSERGSIVPWALWAETVLGPETWDTETQDLAESGENLRVTLADINFLKEEKGGSHSLQESWGCEIREDSRTRGFWNFYYDGEPFLSYHPETRSWTVQPSSSQILAMKVKNSWDADSIQSKAQWAHVQGTVCGRLRRYLNSWIAFNETTVSPTVNVTCDEVLEDTIFVTCWALGFYPQNISLTWLKDGEPLIQDTQKSGSILSYGNGTYQTWVSTRIPQGQEQRFSCHVGHSGNHITGTVSCGEPGSPRRGSQQALSPFPWWKQRQGVLLMETQSVAVWLGTIHEPLIKQKRTLFLEHTRRTTRALQEFPQSPIATTGFRRASQPPHSSCS, from the exons ATGGGGCTCAGCGGTGTCCGGCTGCTCCCGGCCATGGTTGTCCTCTGTGCTCCCGTGAGTGCCGCAGTTG GAGCCCACAGTCTTCATTACAACCTCACAGTGAGATGTCAAGGTGGATCTGTGCTCTCAAAGTTCTTTGCTCAGGGTTGCTTGGATGATCAGCCCTTCCTGAGCTATGACAGTGAGAGAGGCAGCATAGTGCCCTGGGCACTATGGGCAGAAACAGTCCTGGGACCAGAGACTTGGGACACAGAGACCCAGGACTTGGCAGAGAGTGGCGAGAATCTTAGAGTGACCCTAGCCGATATCAACTTCCTGAAAGAGGAGAAAGGAG GGTCTCATTCCCTCCAGGAGAGTTGGGGCTGTGAAATCCGAGAGGACAGCCGCACCAGGGGCTTCTGGAATTTCTACTACGATGGGGAGCCCTTCCTCTCCTATCACCCAGAGACGCGCAGCTGGACGGTACAGCCATCCTCCTCTCAGATCTTGGCTATGAAAGTCAAGAATTCCTGGGATGCAGACAGCATTCAAAGCAAGGCTCAATGGGCCCATGTGCAGGGAACAGTTTGTGGAAGACTCCGGAGATATCTGAACTCCTGGATAGCCTTCAATGAAACTACAG TGTCCCCAACAGTGAATGTAACCTGTGATGAGGTCTTGGAAGACACTATCTTCGTGACCTGTTGGGCTTTGGGCTTCTATCCCCAGAATATCTCTCTGACCTGGCTTAAGGATGGGGAACCCCTGATCCAGGACACACAGAAGTCTGGGAGTATCCTGTCCTATGGGAATGGGACCTACCAGACCTGGGTGTCCACCAGGATTCCCCAAGGACAGGAGCAGAGGTTCAGCTGCCACGTGGGACACAGCGGGAATCACATTACTGGCACTGTGTCTTGTGGTGAGCCTGGGAGTCCCAGAAGAGGTTCCCAGCAAG CCCTTTCACCCTTTCCATGGTGGAAACAGAGACAGGGGGTGCTGCTGATGGAGACCCAGAGtgttgcagtctggctgggcacaattcacgagccacttatcaagcagaaacgaactttatttttagaacacacacgccgcaccacacgagctcttcaggaattccctcagagcccaattgccaccaccggcttccggcgagcctctcaacccccccactcctcctgctcttga
- the LOC143400788 gene encoding MHC class I polypeptide-related sequence B-like isoform X3 produces MGLSGVRLLPAMVVLCAPVSAAVGAHSLHYNLTVRCQGGSVLSKFFAQGCLDDQPFLSYDSERGSIVPWALWAETVLGPETWDTETQDLAESGENLRVTLADINFLKEEKGGSHSLQESWGCEIREDSRTRGFWNFYYDGEPFLSYHPETRSWTVQPSSSQILAMKVKNSWDADSIQSKAQWAHVQGTVCGRLRRYLNSWIAFNETTVSPTVNVTCDEVLEDTIFVTCWALGFYPQNISLTWLKDGEPLIQDTQKSGSILSYGNGTYQTWVSTRIPQGQEQRFSCHVGHSGNHITGTVSCGEPGSPRRGSQQGSALQLRSRWPAILAAVVSAVFFLIWLPLVQGEENNISYRGFRFP; encoded by the exons ATGGGGCTCAGCGGTGTCCGGCTGCTCCCGGCCATGGTTGTCCTCTGTGCTCCCGTGAGTGCCGCAGTTG GAGCCCACAGTCTTCATTACAACCTCACAGTGAGATGTCAAGGTGGATCTGTGCTCTCAAAGTTCTTTGCTCAGGGTTGCTTGGATGATCAGCCCTTCCTGAGCTATGACAGTGAGAGAGGCAGCATAGTGCCCTGGGCACTATGGGCAGAAACAGTCCTGGGACCAGAGACTTGGGACACAGAGACCCAGGACTTGGCAGAGAGTGGCGAGAATCTTAGAGTGACCCTAGCCGATATCAACTTCCTGAAAGAGGAGAAAGGAG GGTCTCATTCCCTCCAGGAGAGTTGGGGCTGTGAAATCCGAGAGGACAGCCGCACCAGGGGCTTCTGGAATTTCTACTACGATGGGGAGCCCTTCCTCTCCTATCACCCAGAGACGCGCAGCTGGACGGTACAGCCATCCTCCTCTCAGATCTTGGCTATGAAAGTCAAGAATTCCTGGGATGCAGACAGCATTCAAAGCAAGGCTCAATGGGCCCATGTGCAGGGAACAGTTTGTGGAAGACTCCGGAGATATCTGAACTCCTGGATAGCCTTCAATGAAACTACAG TGTCCCCAACAGTGAATGTAACCTGTGATGAGGTCTTGGAAGACACTATCTTCGTGACCTGTTGGGCTTTGGGCTTCTATCCCCAGAATATCTCTCTGACCTGGCTTAAGGATGGGGAACCCCTGATCCAGGACACACAGAAGTCTGGGAGTATCCTGTCCTATGGGAATGGGACCTACCAGACCTGGGTGTCCACCAGGATTCCCCAAGGACAGGAGCAGAGGTTCAGCTGCCACGTGGGACACAGCGGGAATCACATTACTGGCACTGTGTCTTGTGGTGAGCCTGGGAGTCCCAGAAGAGGTTCCCAGCAAG GGTCTGCACTGCAGCTTCGGAGCCGATGGCCCGCCATTCTGGCTGCTGTTGTTAGTGCTGTGTTCTTCTTAATTTGGCTCCCTTTGGTGCAAGGAGAGGAGAACAACATCAGCTACAGAGGGTTCAG